From Woronichinia naegeliana WA131, the proteins below share one genomic window:
- a CDS encoding ATP-dependent DNA helicase, with translation MGLLETEVHDALRDWLRHHPQSFWGHHLTMGRLVSRTLRLNRSALIQTGTLGDRYHLSYLIPALLSAIPLQIVVSPPRQKHLQEQDLPALQAWLTAYRGQTIQSSIQVLTPEQWFNQGFQTDGSPQIKLPTVIDQADYLENWARDYFGQNLRRSDWENLSQRLPPLQEKIRDLQIHLTKALFSRPPNPYECYPLTPEEESILITYLPQLTAIAPCNHPVQFFWQTWQTQSDNSLLFAKLERPSGQFSLHLSPVHLAQLLQPYWQNPVVIIGGFLDADKPATTFRQTLGLGELLCLKFSPNRQTESIQVYLPEKLPFPNTPEFKSVLFEQVQRLIRASLGLQLTIVILLDDFPLKAFLGTLLAAEFGARVQVEKLHLTSGSILISGWDFWCQQQEQLPTPHLLILGTLPLPSLEHPLVARRVNYYKSHHQDWFRGYLLPTAIKALQQAVMPLRDKQGMIAVFDPRVNSRSYGSQILAALEPYAKSNYIDPSWFRN, from the coding sequence ATGGGACTGTTAGAAACAGAGGTTCATGATGCCTTGAGGGATTGGTTACGACACCATCCTCAGTCTTTTTGGGGCCATCATTTGACGATGGGACGGCTGGTATCCCGTACATTGCGCTTAAACCGTTCCGCCTTGATCCAAACTGGGACGCTCGGCGATCGCTACCATTTAAGCTATTTAATTCCTGCCCTACTCAGTGCCATTCCCCTCCAAATTGTGGTTTCTCCCCCTCGTCAAAAGCATCTACAGGAACAGGATCTTCCCGCTCTACAGGCCTGGTTAACAGCCTATCGTGGACAAACCATTCAATCATCTATTCAAGTCTTAACGCCAGAACAATGGTTTAACCAGGGATTTCAGACCGACGGCTCTCCCCAGATTAAACTGCCCACCGTCATCGATCAGGCTGATTATCTAGAAAATTGGGCCAGGGACTATTTTGGTCAAAACCTAAGGCGATCTGATTGGGAAAACCTAAGCCAACGCTTGCCGCCCTTACAGGAAAAAATTCGGGATCTGCAAATTCATTTAACCAAAGCCCTTTTCTCCCGTCCCCCGAATCCCTACGAATGTTATCCCCTAACCCCAGAGGAAGAAAGCATTCTCATAACCTATTTACCGCAACTAACGGCGATCGCGCCTTGCAACCATCCCGTACAATTTTTTTGGCAAACCTGGCAGACCCAAAGCGACAACTCTTTACTATTTGCGAAATTAGAACGTCCCAGTGGGCAATTTAGTCTCCATCTTAGTCCTGTCCATCTTGCCCAATTACTGCAACCCTACTGGCAAAATCCTGTGGTGATTATCGGGGGCTTTTTAGATGCGGATAAACCGGCTACTACCTTTCGTCAAACCCTCGGCTTAGGTGAGCTACTCTGTTTAAAGTTTTCCCCCAATCGTCAAACCGAATCCATTCAGGTCTATTTGCCCGAAAAGCTACCCTTTCCCAATACTCCCGAATTTAAAAGTGTTTTATTTGAGCAGGTACAGCGTTTAATCCGAGCCAGTTTAGGACTTCAGTTAACTATTGTTATTCTATTGGACGATTTTCCCCTGAAAGCTTTTTTGGGAACCCTCTTAGCCGCCGAGTTTGGAGCCAGGGTACAGGTAGAAAAACTTCATTTAACCTCTGGCAGCATCTTGATTAGTGGCTGGGATTTTTGGTGTCAACAGCAAGAACAATTACCCACTCCCCACCTACTCATTCTGGGAACTTTACCCTTGCCCTCCCTGGAGCATCCCCTGGTAGCCCGACGAGTCAACTACTACAAAAGCCATCATCAGGATTGGTTTCGAGGTTATCTACTACCAACGGCGATCAAGGCTTTGCAACAGGCGGTTATGCCTCTACGGGACAAGCAAGGCATGATTGCGGTTTTTGATCCGCGTGTTAATTCTCGAAGTTACGGTTCCCAAATATTGGCGGCCCTGGAACCCTATGCCAAAAGTAACTATATTGATCCCAGTTGGTTTCGGAATTAG
- the psb28 gene encoding photosystem II reaction center protein Psb28, with the protein MAEIQFSKGIKETVVPEVRLTRSRNGQSGTARFYFDAPKILDSDRTDEITGIYLIDEEGEIVSREVKGKFINGRATSIEAILILNSQPEWDRFMRFMERYGQENGLEFTQA; encoded by the coding sequence ATGGCTGAAATTCAATTTTCTAAGGGGATTAAGGAAACCGTTGTTCCTGAAGTCCGTCTCACTCGCTCTCGTAATGGCCAAAGTGGCACAGCCCGTTTTTATTTTGATGCCCCTAAGATTCTTGACAGCGATCGCACCGATGAAATTACCGGCATCTATCTGATTGATGAAGAAGGGGAAATTGTCAGTCGGGAAGTTAAAGGAAAATTTATTAATGGTCGGGCCACTTCCATTGAAGCTATCCTCATCCTTAATTCTCAACCAGAATGGGATCGTTTTATGCGCTTTATGGAGCGTTATGGCCAGGAAAATGGACTGGAATTTACCCAAGCCTAG
- a CDS encoding cobyrinate a,c-diamide synthase, translated as MTLIIAGERSGVGKTTITLAILAFLAQKQAKVQSYKVGPDYIDPMFHTAVTGRPCRNLDPVLTSESYVQACYARHCQTVDYALIEGVMGLFDGIPFEECSDFASTAHIARLLKLPVLLVIDCARLSGSVAAIASGYQHLDPEVSIIGVILNRVGSDRHLFLLRQALEPINLPILGVLDRSDQLTIPDRHLGLIPTDELSQLNQLFAQLATLAAQSFNWEKLLPLLSPSPRPPVPPSPPLPFLPFLPSSPRIAIARDRVFNFYYPDNLDLLTVNGAELVFWSPLEESKLPENIHGLYLGGGFPEMYAETLSANFPLRQQLRAAILAGLPTYAECGGLMYLCQFLIDFGGKVWPMVGILPTQTVMGQKLTLGYRQAIALNGPFLSPGNTLRGHEFHRSNLSIQSESPLFSLQGLLPSDSPKIEGWHHYQLHASYLHLHFGANSQFLKNFLQSCLAFSKKLR; from the coding sequence ATGACCTTAATTATTGCTGGAGAACGGAGTGGGGTTGGTAAAACGACGATTACTTTAGCTATTTTGGCTTTTTTGGCCCAGAAACAGGCCAAAGTCCAATCCTATAAAGTGGGGCCTGACTATATTGATCCGATGTTTCATACCGCCGTGACAGGACGGCCCTGTCGTAACTTAGATCCGGTTTTAACCTCAGAAAGCTATGTGCAAGCTTGCTATGCCCGCCATTGCCAAACCGTTGACTATGCCCTAATTGAAGGGGTGATGGGCTTATTTGATGGTATTCCTTTTGAGGAATGCTCCGATTTTGCTTCTACGGCCCATATTGCCCGTCTTCTCAAATTGCCCGTTCTCCTCGTGATTGACTGTGCTCGCCTATCCGGTTCTGTCGCCGCGATCGCCTCTGGTTATCAACATCTTGATCCTGAAGTTTCTATTATTGGCGTTATTCTCAATCGAGTCGGCAGCGATCGCCATCTATTTCTACTTAGACAAGCCCTCGAACCTATTAATCTACCCATTCTGGGAGTACTCGATCGTTCCGATCAATTAACAATTCCCGATCGCCATTTAGGTTTAATCCCCACCGACGAATTATCTCAACTTAATCAGTTATTTGCCCAACTCGCCACCCTGGCAGCCCAATCCTTTAACTGGGAAAAACTCCTCCCCCTCCTCTCCCCCTCTCCCCGTCCCCCCGTCCCCCCGTCCCCCCCTCTCCCCTTTCTCCCCTTTCTCCCCTCTTCCCCTCGCATTGCCATCGCCCGCGATCGCGTCTTTAACTTCTACTACCCTGACAACCTAGATTTGTTAACCGTCAACGGAGCCGAACTCGTCTTTTGGAGTCCCCTAGAAGAGAGCAAGCTACCTGAAAATATTCACGGACTATACCTGGGCGGTGGTTTTCCCGAAATGTACGCCGAAACCCTCAGTGCCAATTTTCCTCTGCGTCAACAATTAAGAGCAGCTATTCTGGCTGGACTACCAACCTATGCCGAATGTGGCGGACTCATGTATCTCTGTCAATTCCTCATCGATTTTGGCGGTAAAGTCTGGCCAATGGTGGGGATTTTGCCTACCCAAACCGTCATGGGACAGAAATTAACCCTCGGCTACCGTCAAGCGATCGCTCTCAATGGTCCCTTTCTTTCTCCTGGCAACACCCTTCGAGGCCATGAATTTCACCGCTCCAATCTTTCTATACAGTCTGAATCCCCCCTTTTTTCCCTCCAAGGTCTTCTACCTTCAGATTCCCCTAAAATAGAAGGCTGGCATCATTACCAACTTCATGCCTCCTATCTCCATCTTCACTTTGGAGCCAATTCCCAATTCCTTAAAAATTTTTTACAATCTTGCCTTGCCTTTTCCAAAAAGCTACGTTAA
- a CDS encoding ssl1498 family light-harvesting-like protein, whose protein sequence is MSYKDDDGRLNNFAREPKIYQAQPLSQKEQRNYLILAVITLLLVGGLIVVAFYASGSSVS, encoded by the coding sequence ATGTCTTATAAAGATGACGATGGACGGTTGAACAATTTTGCCAGAGAACCCAAGATCTACCAAGCCCAACCTCTAAGTCAAAAAGAACAACGCAATTATCTAATTCTGGCTGTCATTACCCTCTTGTTGGTGGGTGGTTTAATCGTGGTTGCCTTTTATGCATCGGGTTCTAGTGTGAGCTAG
- the nth gene encoding endonuclease III — MASLVRKFASQKQRTLEILVILKRLYPNATCSLNYETPVQLLVATILSAQCTDERVNKVTPELFRRFPDAAALAYADREILESLVHSTGFYRNKAKNIQGACRKIVEEFQGEVPQQMELLLTLPGVARKTANVVLAHAFGILQGVTVDTHVRRLSQRLGLSVETDPVKIERDLMKLVPQADWENFSISIIYHGRAVCNARNPNCPACSLSHLCPSKKGCDL; from the coding sequence ATGGCCAGCCTTGTTCGTAAATTTGCCAGCCAGAAACAACGTACCTTAGAAATTCTCGTCATTCTGAAGCGACTCTATCCCAATGCCACCTGTAGCTTAAATTACGAAACTCCTGTTCAGCTTTTGGTGGCCACCATTCTTTCTGCCCAATGCACCGATGAGCGAGTAAATAAGGTGACACCAGAACTATTCAGACGTTTTCCTGATGCAGCAGCCCTAGCCTATGCTGATCGAGAAATTTTAGAAAGCCTAGTTCACTCAACAGGTTTTTATCGCAACAAAGCCAAGAATATTCAGGGAGCCTGTCGCAAAATTGTTGAGGAGTTTCAGGGAGAAGTCCCCCAACAAATGGAACTCCTTTTAACCTTGCCAGGGGTAGCTCGCAAAACAGCCAATGTCGTTCTAGCCCATGCCTTTGGCATCCTTCAGGGGGTAACTGTTGACACCCATGTCCGACGTTTAAGCCAACGATTAGGATTATCGGTCGAGACTGATCCTGTCAAAATTGAACGAGACCTAATGAAGCTTGTCCCCCAAGCGGATTGGGAAAATTTTTCCATCAGCATCATTTATCATGGTCGGGCGGTCTGCAATGCCCGTAACCCCAACTGTCCAGCCTGTTCTCTGAGCCACCTTTGTCCTTCTAAAAAAGGGTGCGACCTTTAG
- the hemE gene encoding uroporphyrinogen decarboxylase → MTDSSQTPYLLRVARGEVVKRPPVWMMRQAGRYMKVYRDLRDKYPSFRERSENPELAIEISLQPWRAFQPDGVIMFSDILTPLPGIGIPFDIIESKGPIIDPPIRSQAQVDKLIPFDPDRSLPFIKTILKTLRQEVGNQSTVLGFVGSPWTLAAYAIEGKSSKDYKVIKQMAFSEPAILHSFLSKIADAIAVYVRYQIDCGAQVVQLFDSWAGQLSPQDYDTFALPYQQQVIRQVKATHPDTPLILYISGSAGVLERMGKSGVDIVSVDWTVDMADARQRLGQAMKVQGNIDPGVLFGSHDFIKERILDTIRKAGTGGHILNLGHGVLVGTPEENVRCFFETAKKADQWL, encoded by the coding sequence ATGACCGACTCATCTCAAACCCCCTATCTTTTACGAGTAGCGCGTGGCGAAGTGGTAAAACGTCCTCCGGTTTGGATGATGCGCCAGGCAGGACGATACATGAAAGTTTATCGAGATTTACGGGATAAATACCCTAGTTTTCGGGAACGCTCCGAAAATCCCGAATTGGCCATCGAAATTTCCCTACAACCTTGGCGAGCTTTTCAGCCGGATGGGGTAATTATGTTCTCGGACATTCTAACGCCTTTGCCTGGAATTGGCATTCCTTTTGACATTATTGAGAGCAAAGGCCCGATTATTGATCCGCCTATTCGCAGTCAAGCACAGGTGGATAAACTCATTCCCTTTGATCCCGATCGCTCCTTACCCTTTATCAAAACCATTCTGAAAACCCTGCGTCAGGAAGTGGGTAATCAGTCAACGGTCTTAGGCTTTGTGGGTTCTCCCTGGACATTAGCTGCCTATGCGATCGAGGGCAAAAGTTCTAAAGATTATAAGGTCATCAAACAAATGGCCTTTTCTGAACCGGCTATTCTCCACAGTTTTCTGAGCAAAATTGCCGACGCGATCGCGGTTTATGTTCGTTATCAAATTGATTGTGGTGCTCAAGTAGTGCAACTATTTGATTCCTGGGCAGGTCAACTGAGTCCCCAGGATTATGATACTTTTGCCTTGCCCTATCAACAACAGGTCATTCGTCAAGTCAAAGCAACCCATCCCGACACACCGTTAATTCTCTATATCAGTGGCAGTGCCGGAGTTCTAGAAAGAATGGGTAAATCTGGTGTTGATATTGTCAGTGTGGATTGGACAGTGGATATGGCCGATGCTCGTCAACGGTTGGGCCAAGCCATGAAAGTTCAGGGCAATATTGATCCAGGTGTATTATTCGGTTCCCATGACTTTATTAAGGAACGGATTTTAGATACTATCCGTAAAGCAGGTACAGGCGGACATATTCTGAATCTAGGTCACGGTGTTTTAGTGGGTACACCAGAAGAGAATGTACGTTGCTTCTTTGAAACGGCCAAAAAAGCCGATCAATGGCTCTAA
- a CDS encoding photosystem II reaction center protein T: MESVAYILVLTMALAVLFFAIAFREPPRIQK, from the coding sequence ATGGAAAGTGTTGCTTACATTCTGGTCTTGACGATGGCCTTAGCCGTCCTCTTCTTTGCGATCGCTTTTCGGGAACCTCCCCGGATTCAGAAATAG
- a CDS encoding pentapeptide repeat-containing protein, whose product MKSTFIASLILIIPLVWGTTVQAQNPAQVKQLLTTGECMGCDLQGANLRGAHLIGADLRNAKLQGADLANANLEGADLTGANLQKANLQGAMVTNASLNLANLKQANFAEAKLYDADVTGALMDGINIKNAEVYNTGIGIGGGEEE is encoded by the coding sequence ATGAAATCTACATTTATCGCTAGTCTCATCCTCATTATCCCTTTAGTTTGGGGAACTACCGTTCAAGCTCAAAATCCCGCCCAGGTGAAACAGCTATTAACGACAGGAGAATGTATGGGGTGCGATCTCCAAGGGGCAAATCTACGGGGCGCACACTTAATTGGGGCCGATTTACGTAATGCCAAATTACAAGGGGCCGATTTAGCCAATGCTAATTTAGAAGGAGCCGATTTAACTGGAGCAAATCTCCAAAAGGCAAATCTACAGGGCGCGATGGTAACGAATGCCAGTTTAAATTTAGCCAACTTAAAACAAGCGAATTTTGCAGAAGCCAAGCTGTATGATGCTGACGTTACAGGAGCCTTAATGGATGGTATTAATATAAAAAACGCGGAAGTTTATAATACAGGGATCGGCATTGGTGGCGGCGAGGAAGAATAA
- the rseP gene encoding RIP metalloprotease RseP, giving the protein MSVLAAIAVLALLIVVHELGHFAAARLQNIRVSRFSLGFGPVLLKYQGAETEYAIRAIPLGGYVGFPDDDPESDLPADDPDLLRNRPILDRAIVISAGVIANLIFAYFLLVGQVTTVGLQDLQPGLLVPHVDPASAAIAAGMKQGDIILGLEGQPLPPYPDASKTFVETIKNAANQPVNLTLKRDNQEINLTLTPIASENGQGKIGVALLPNLKIRRAQNIGEALVYGADAYQRIATLTVQGFWQLISHFQENAQQVAGPIKIVEYGATIARNDLGNLFQFAALISINLAVINILPLPALDGGQLVFLLIEGLFGKPLPNKIQEGIMQTGLVLLLGLGVVLIVRDTLNLAIFQELFQ; this is encoded by the coding sequence ATGTCAGTTTTAGCGGCGATCGCGGTTTTAGCTCTGTTAATTGTGGTTCATGAATTGGGGCATTTTGCCGCAGCCAGATTACAAAATATTCGGGTTAGTCGTTTTTCTCTCGGCTTTGGCCCCGTCTTGCTCAAATATCAGGGAGCAGAAACCGAATATGCGATTCGCGCCATTCCTCTGGGAGGCTACGTTGGTTTTCCCGATGATGATCCCGAAAGTGATCTACCCGCCGATGATCCTGATCTACTTCGCAACCGTCCCATTTTAGATCGGGCGATCGTGATTAGTGCCGGTGTCATTGCTAACCTGATTTTTGCTTACTTTTTGTTAGTGGGTCAGGTAACGACCGTTGGACTACAGGATTTACAACCCGGTTTACTCGTTCCCCATGTTGATCCCGCTTCAGCAGCGATCGCGGCAGGAATGAAACAGGGTGATATTATTCTCGGGCTAGAAGGTCAACCCCTACCACCCTATCCAGATGCCAGCAAGACCTTTGTGGAAACCATCAAAAATGCAGCCAATCAGCCTGTTAATTTAACCCTCAAACGGGACAATCAAGAAATTAACCTCACCCTAACCCCGATCGCCAGCGAAAATGGCCAGGGCAAAATTGGCGTTGCACTACTACCCAACCTTAAAATTCGTCGCGCTCAGAATATTGGAGAAGCTCTCGTGTATGGGGCTGATGCTTATCAGCGTATTGCCACTTTAACCGTTCAAGGCTTTTGGCAACTGATTAGTCACTTCCAAGAAAATGCCCAACAAGTGGCTGGCCCCATCAAAATTGTCGAATATGGAGCCACTATTGCCCGCAATGATCTCGGTAATCTTTTCCAATTTGCTGCCTTAATCAGTATCAATTTGGCCGTGATTAATATTTTGCCTTTACCAGCCCTAGATGGCGGTCAACTGGTCTTTTTATTGATTGAAGGACTTTTTGGCAAACCTCTACCCAATAAAATCCAAGAAGGCATTATGCAAACTGGATTAGTTCTACTTTTGGGTTTAGGAGTTGTGCTGATTGTTCGAGACACTCTTAATCTCGCCATTTTTCAGGAACTCTTCCAATAG
- the nrdR gene encoding transcriptional regulator NrdR, which yields MQCPYCQHHNSRVLESRSSEGGQSIRRRRECLECKHRFTTYERVEFVPITVIKQDGKRESFDQSKLLRGMVRACEKTGITLQRLERIVEEIEAQLQQRAKRETTSEEIGKLVLKYLRQENEVAYIRFASVYGRFQGIAEFMETLNHLQKIPEVAEISEESKDWTEEMPSMVLSS from the coding sequence ATGCAATGCCCCTACTGTCAGCATCATAACAGCCGTGTTCTAGAATCTCGTTCTAGTGAAGGTGGACAAAGTATCCGCCGTCGTCGTGAATGCCTAGAATGTAAACATCGATTCACCACCTACGAACGGGTTGAATTTGTCCCGATTACTGTGATTAAACAGGATGGAAAACGGGAATCTTTTGACCAATCGAAACTTTTAAGGGGCATGGTTAGAGCTTGTGAGAAAACAGGCATCACCCTCCAACGTTTAGAACGGATCGTGGAAGAAATTGAAGCCCAACTCCAACAACGTGCTAAACGAGAAACCACTAGTGAAGAAATTGGCAAACTGGTTTTAAAGTATCTTCGCCAGGAAAATGAAGTTGCCTATATTCGTTTTGCTTCAGTGTACGGGCGTTTTCAGGGAATTGCTGAATTTATGGAAACCTTGAACCACTTGCAAAAAATCCCAGAAGTGGCAGAGATCTCAGAAGAGTCCAAGGACTGGACGGAGGAAATGCCTTCAATGGTTCTTTCTTCCTAA
- a CDS encoding NAD(P)-dependent oxidoreductase translates to MNNLTSPTSPTSSSSLAFIGLGVMGSPMAQNLVKAGYPVKAWNRTPDRLLVQQARQAGVEVLASLAETVQDASMVFTCVSDVADIQSVIFGTDGIAAQARPNTLIVDFSTIGPQAAQEINLKLQSQGLRFLDAPISGGDIGARNGTLTIMVGGDEADFEEALPILQTLGQKIVHCGDRGSGQAVKLCNQILCSLHMVALCEAMQLAENFDLDPQLMIEVCNSGAGGSWALANLGTKVARSDFAPGFMIKHILKDLRLVRASLTEESLPGLELAEKLFKQVQEMGGEEQGTQAMIRAYRENV, encoded by the coding sequence ATGAATAATTTAACCTCCCCAACCTCCCCAACCTCCTCATCCTCCTTGGCCTTCATCGGTTTAGGTGTCATGGGTAGCCCGATGGCCCAAAATTTGGTTAAGGCGGGTTATCCGGTTAAAGCCTGGAATCGCACACCAGATCGCCTTCTCGTCCAACAAGCCAGGCAAGCAGGCGTAGAAGTTTTAGCGAGTTTAGCTGAGACGGTACAGGATGCGTCTATGGTTTTCACCTGTGTAAGTGATGTGGCTGATATTCAGTCGGTTATTTTTGGGACAGACGGCATTGCCGCCCAGGCTCGACCTAACACTCTGATTGTGGATTTCAGCACCATTGGCCCCCAAGCAGCCCAGGAAATTAATCTTAAACTCCAATCCCAGGGATTACGGTTTCTTGACGCACCTATTTCAGGGGGTGATATTGGAGCCAGAAACGGAACCTTGACCATTATGGTGGGAGGTGATGAGGCTGATTTTGAGGAAGCTTTACCCATTCTCCAGACCCTCGGACAAAAAATTGTTCATTGCGGCGATCGCGGTAGTGGGCAAGCGGTCAAACTCTGTAACCAGATCCTCTGTAGTTTACATATGGTGGCCCTCTGTGAGGCGATGCAACTGGCCGAAAATTTTGATTTAGATCCCCAGTTAATGATTGAGGTCTGTAATAGTGGGGCCGGAGGTTCCTGGGCTTTGGCCAACCTGGGGACAAAAGTGGCAAGATCAGATTTCGCGCCAGGTTTTATGATCAAGCATATTCTCAAGGATCTCCGTTTAGTAAGGGCAAGTTTGACGGAAGAAAGTTTACCTGGCCTGGAACTAGCTGAAAAGCTTTTTAAACAGGTACAGGAAATGGGAGGAGAAGAACAGGGAACTCAAGCCATGATCCGGGCCTATCGGGAAAATGTCTAA
- a CDS encoding ammonium transporter, giving the protein MLISTALVLLMTPGLAFFYGGFVAKRNMLNTLMMSFVMMGIVGTTWVLWGYSLAFDPGNPIIGSFDWVFLNNVGLETTDYLKGSLPEEVLSYAPTIPHEAFMMFQGMFAIITPALISGAIVERISFKAFVLFVTIWSTFIYSPMAHMVWAKGGLLGLLGGINALDFAGGTVVHIASGVSALVAAIVVGRRKTYPDRLSPPHNVPFILLGVGLLWFGWFGFNGGSALASGGLATIAFVTTNTSAAAAMVMWLILEQVLRGKPTAVGAGTGAVAGLVGITPAAGFVTPVSAILIGVITATCCFFAVSYKVKFGVDDSLDTYPVHGVGGTVGALLTGVFATTAVNSAGKDGLLSGNPQQLFIQLAAVLLTYVFAGAGTFVILKIVDALVGLRLKPEAEFQGMDINDHGEEAYGEEFSAGFGGGSH; this is encoded by the coding sequence ATGTTGATTTCTACGGCCTTAGTGTTATTAATGACGCCTGGTTTAGCTTTCTTCTACGGAGGCTTTGTTGCTAAACGTAATATGCTCAATACCCTAATGATGAGCTTTGTCATGATGGGGATTGTGGGTACAACCTGGGTACTTTGGGGCTATTCCCTTGCCTTTGATCCTGGCAATCCCATCATTGGTAGTTTTGATTGGGTCTTTCTGAATAATGTGGGGTTGGAAACAACAGATTACCTAAAAGGGTCGCTTCCAGAGGAAGTCTTAAGTTATGCACCCACTATTCCCCACGAAGCCTTCATGATGTTCCAGGGGATGTTTGCGATTATTACCCCGGCCTTGATTTCTGGGGCGATCGTTGAGCGAATTAGTTTTAAAGCTTTTGTTTTGTTTGTCACCATCTGGTCAACCTTTATTTATTCTCCCATGGCCCATATGGTTTGGGCAAAAGGGGGATTGTTAGGTCTGTTGGGTGGCATCAATGCCCTGGACTTTGCTGGCGGAACAGTTGTTCACATTGCCTCTGGCGTATCTGCCCTAGTAGCGGCGATTGTGGTTGGTCGTCGCAAAACCTATCCCGATCGCCTGTCCCCTCCCCACAATGTCCCCTTCATTCTCTTAGGAGTAGGTCTGCTCTGGTTTGGCTGGTTTGGTTTTAACGGTGGCAGTGCTTTGGCCTCTGGTGGCTTAGCTACGATCGCCTTTGTCACCACTAACACGTCTGCGGCTGCGGCAATGGTGATGTGGCTGATTCTAGAGCAGGTCTTAAGAGGGAAGCCTACAGCCGTTGGTGCGGGCACAGGAGCGGTTGCTGGCTTGGTAGGTATTACTCCTGCGGCTGGTTTTGTTACGCCAGTTTCTGCCATCCTCATTGGAGTGATTACCGCCACCTGTTGTTTCTTTGCTGTTAGCTATAAAGTCAAATTTGGTGTTGATGATAGTCTAGATACCTATCCCGTTCATGGTGTAGGGGGAACGGTTGGTGCCTTGTTAACTGGAGTTTTTGCCACAACGGCGGTTAATAGTGCTGGAAAAGACGGATTATTGTCTGGCAACCCTCAACAACTATTTATTCAATTAGCGGCGGTGCTGCTCACCTATGTTTTTGCGGGCGCGGGAACCTTTGTGATTCTCAAGATCGTTGACGCGCTGGTTGGTTTACGATTGAAACCAGAAGCGGAATTCCAAGGTATGGATATCAATGATCATGGAGAAGAGGCTTACGGAGAAGAATTTAGTGCCGGATTTGGTGGTGGCAGTCATTAA